In one window of Nesterenkonia sandarakina DNA:
- a CDS encoding APC family permease, translating into MTEHTATSRPPAVQVSTLAKRTLGVPALVFLIIAASAPLTVLAGGATTSFAITGQTGVPVGYLLLGVILGLFAVGFGRMSTYVHNAGAFYAYVAAGLGTRLGIGTSFLALMTYNAMQIGIYGVFGFTASSIIADLFGVTLAWWVCALAGWLLVAWLGVHRIDLSAKLLAIIVLLEFLVVIIVSLLSLTTSPEGVTAAPLLPQNWLNGSLGALLAFGMAAFMGFESGAIYSEEAKNPERSVARATYIAVGIIAVFYAASSWALAIGLGPSQIVAQAQEWGPDLVFVFLDGKLSGLLVNLAAVLFLTSIMAALVAFHNAAARYFFSMGRAQVLPSALGRTGRVSGAPVVGSLVQSALGLVFILVFAIAGAGSELGPLFPVLTMFPWLTNAAGFGLVLLLCVTSVAALQYFNREPERHPLFARTIAPLLAAIGLAVIAVLIMFNFDVMIDAEGSTALVVLLPGLILGSAVVGLIWGEYLRVKRPEIYDAVRQANIG; encoded by the coding sequence ATGACCGAGCACACTGCCACCTCGAGGCCGCCTGCGGTCCAAGTGTCCACGCTGGCCAAGCGCACATTGGGAGTCCCAGCCCTGGTCTTCCTGATCATCGCGGCCTCCGCGCCTCTGACCGTTCTCGCCGGAGGCGCCACCACAAGCTTCGCGATCACCGGGCAGACCGGAGTCCCCGTGGGGTACCTGCTGCTGGGAGTGATCCTGGGTCTCTTCGCGGTGGGCTTCGGGCGCATGAGCACCTATGTGCACAATGCCGGTGCCTTCTACGCCTACGTCGCCGCGGGACTGGGCACTCGCCTCGGCATCGGCACCTCCTTCCTGGCGCTGATGACCTACAACGCCATGCAGATCGGAATCTATGGCGTCTTCGGATTCACGGCATCTTCGATCATCGCCGACCTCTTCGGGGTCACGCTCGCCTGGTGGGTGTGTGCTCTGGCGGGGTGGCTGCTGGTCGCCTGGTTGGGGGTCCATCGCATCGACCTCTCCGCGAAGCTGCTGGCGATCATCGTCCTGCTGGAGTTTCTGGTGGTCATCATCGTCAGCCTGCTCTCACTGACCACCTCCCCAGAGGGAGTCACTGCGGCGCCGCTGCTTCCCCAGAACTGGCTCAACGGCAGTCTCGGAGCACTTCTGGCTTTCGGCATGGCCGCCTTCATGGGCTTTGAATCCGGCGCCATCTATTCCGAGGAGGCGAAGAATCCCGAACGCTCGGTGGCCAGAGCCACCTACATCGCAGTGGGCATCATCGCCGTGTTCTACGCAGCGTCCTCCTGGGCACTGGCGATCGGGCTGGGGCCTTCCCAGATCGTCGCGCAGGCTCAGGAATGGGGTCCCGATCTGGTCTTCGTGTTCCTCGACGGCAAGCTGTCCGGACTGCTGGTGAACCTCGCCGCGGTGCTCTTCCTGACCAGCATCATGGCGGCGCTGGTGGCATTCCACAATGCGGCGGCCCGGTACTTCTTCTCGATGGGACGCGCCCAGGTGCTGCCCTCGGCGCTGGGGCGCACCGGCCGGGTCAGCGGTGCCCCCGTGGTGGGATCCCTGGTGCAGAGCGCGCTGGGGCTGGTCTTCATCCTGGTCTTCGCGATCGCCGGAGCCGGTTCCGAGCTCGGACCGCTGTTTCCTGTGCTGACCATGTTCCCCTGGTTGACCAACGCGGCCGGTTTCGGTCTGGTGCTGCTGCTGTGCGTCACCTCTGTGGCGGCTCTGCAGTACTTCAACCGCGAGCCTGAGCGGCACCCGCTCTTCGCCCGGACCATCGCACCGCTGCTGGCCGCCATCGGACTGGCCGTGATCGCCGTGCTGATCATGTTCAACTTCGACGTGATGATCGACGCCGAGGGCTCCACCGCTCTGGTGGTCCTGCTGCCGGGGCTGATCCTGGGCTCCGCGGTGGTGGGTCTGATCTGGGGGGAGTATCTGCGAGTGAAGCGGCCAGAGATCTATGACGCCGTCCGGCAGGCGAACATCGGCTGA